One Salvelinus fontinalis isolate EN_2023a chromosome 11, ASM2944872v1, whole genome shotgun sequence DNA window includes the following coding sequences:
- the LOC129865461 gene encoding endonuclease domain-containing 1 protein-like: MRPLRVYLLALLLLAGIWLSGASVSDSFKDCRQFFYMRAAPTGIDGTRDSLKRICQHYGDKARYATLYDGSRRLPLYSAYTFKKNDGKKRMDTPWMYEPQLASGNEGGNMKVLPPSDDLEPLLQESQAVLEDYSDAVEYSRGLLNPDQHQADPDDKASTYTLTNVVPQITDFLEETWSSYLDTVRRRLNNFCRGKQSYVVTGVTVSGATIRRGNEDRMGIPKHVWLAYCCPRFDRNSPYEVRFMFPSYGAYALNEQEDHAVMEVPLKTLESFLRKQTDMDSNLAIFYEDCVSENTFKKKRKR; the protein is encoded by the exons ATGCGTCCGTTGCGGGTCTACCTGCTGGCCCTCCTCCTGTTGGCAGGGATCTGGCTGTCTGGTGCCAGTGTATCCGACAGCTTTAAAGACTGCAGACAGTTTTTCTACATGAGGGCAGCACCGACGGGCATCGACGGGACCAGGGACAGCCTCAAGAGGATCTGCCAGCACTACGGGGACAAGGCGCGCTACGCCACCCTGTACGACGGCAGCCGTCGCCTGCCCCTCTACTCAGCCTACACCTTTAAGAAGAACGACGGGAAGAAGAGGATGGACACGCCCTGGATGTACGAGCCACAG CTGGCGTCTGGGAATGAGGGTGGGAACATGAAGGTGCTGCCCCCTAGTGACGACCTGGAGCCTCTGCTCCAGGAGAGCCAGGCGGTGCTGGAGGACTACTCAGACGCCGTGGAGTACTCCCGAGGCCTGCTCAACCCAGACCAGCACCAGGCTGACCCAGATGATAAGGCCTCCACCTACACCCTGACCAACGTGGTACCCCAG ATCACAGACTTCCTGGAAGAGACCTGGAGCTCCTACTTGGATACCGTGCGCCGCCGCCTCAATAACTTTTGCCGCGGAAAGCAGTCCTACGTGGTAACCGGGGTGACAGTCTCCGGGGCGACCATACGTCGGGGGAACGAGGACCGCATGGGGATCCCCAAACACGTGTGGTTGGCTTACTGTTGCCCACGGTTCGACCGTAACTCTCCCTACGAGGTGCGTTTCATGTTCCCTAGCTATGGTGCCTATGCACTGAATGAACAGGAGGACCATGCAGTCATGGAGGTGCCTTTAAAGACACTGGAGAGCTTTCTGAGGAAACAAACAGACATGGATAGTAATCTGGCTATCTTCTACGAGGACTGTGTGTCAGAGAACACCTtcaagaagaagaggaagagatag
- the LOC129865460 gene encoding endonuclease domain-containing 1 protein-like — MTSPTLEALPSSHLLPSILPSLPIPSSHSPSLFHSHTNRPVQVQTDRIVYPHRTMLLSCVLLALALLPPPVNPSVDSSFRECSQFLYRGLAPRGLQGTLGLQKVCQHYGDKARYATLYDPAGRIPLFSAYTFKRSNGESREGLPWMYEPQLSSGSGTGNMQPFPRSPSSLLALEESQAVLADYSYAVVYERGQLNPDQHQASPGDKASTYTLTNVVPQAKEFLHHHWLPYLEDIRKRLNNYCRGTAYVISGVTTTGNTIRRGNVNRVGVPKHLWTAYCCPDFDLSTPYELRYKFPTYAAYGLNDVVDNAVTETSTKSVEALVNREMAVDQDFQLFNGNCVPEM, encoded by the exons ATGACATCACCTACTCTGGAAGCCCTCCCTTCATCTCACCTCCTaccctccatccttccttccctccctattCCCTCCTCccattctccttctctcttccataGCCACACTAACCGTCCAGtgcaggtacagacagacaggatagtgTATCCACACCGCACTATGTTGCTGTCCTGTGTGCTCCTGGCTCTGGCCCTGCTTCCTCCCCCAGTAAACCCCAGTGTGGACTCCTCCTTCAGGGAATGCAGCCAGTTCCTGTACCGGGGCCTGGCCCCAAGGGGCCTCCAGGGGACTCTGGGCCTCCAGAAGGTTTGCCAGCATTACGGGGACAAGGCGCGCTACGCCACCCTGTACGACCCAGCAGGCAGGATCCCCCTCTTCTCCGCCTACACCTTTAAACGCTCCAATGGTGAGAGCAGGGAAGGTCTGCCCTGGATGTACGAACCACAG ctgtccaGTGGCTCTGGGACAGGTAACATGCAGCCCTTTCCCCGTTCTCCCTCCAGCCTCCTGGCCCTAGAGGAGAGCCAGGCCGTGCTGGCCGACTACTCCTACGCAGTCGTCTACGAGCGTGGCCAACTGAACCCCGACCAGCACCAGGCCAGTCCTGGGGACAAGGCCTCGACCTACACCCTGACCAACGTGGTTCCCCAGGCTAAGGAGTTCCTCCACCACCACTGGCTACCCTACCTGGAGGACATCCGCAAACGCCTCAACAACTATTGTCGCGGAACGGCTTACGTCATCAGTGGCGTCACCACCACTGGCAACACCATCCGGAGAGGTAACGTTAACCGGGTGGGGGTACCGAAACATCTGTGGACAGCCTACTGCTGTCCTGATTTTGATCTCAGCACGCCGTATGAGCTCAGGTACAAGTTCCCTACTTACGCAGCCTACGGGCTTAATGACGTGGTAGATAACGCGGTCACGGAGACGTCGACGAAGAGCGTGGAGGCGTTGGTGAATAGAGAGATGGCTGTGGATCAGGACTTCCAGCTGTTCAATGGAAACTGTGTCCCTGAAATGTGA
- the LOC129865462 gene encoding endonuclease domain-containing 1 protein-like: MATLWAQAFLLVTIVMTDVRGTVEKELSPECREFLYMGTPPVGLENHSLQKICQRYNNKPRYVTLYDTANHVPIYSAYTFKRSDGEKRVDVPWMYEPQLSTVSDTREMQAFPRGYMHRNFEDAQAILDDYTNAVLYERGHLNPDEHQADPDDKASTYTLTNVVPQVREFSAGTWKEQEHVIRKRLNNYCQGTAYVVTGITTSGNMIRRHNIDRVAVPTYLWSAYCCTDYDRNAPYDERYKFPAFAHYALNEKENNQVLELSIKKLEEFLQRSTFVDKNFQIFVDDCVPPAFALH; the protein is encoded by the exons ATGGCCACACTCTGGGCACAGGCCTTCCTCCTGGTCACCATAGTGATGACGGATGTCCGGGGAACGGTGGAGAAGGAGCTCTCTCCAGAGTGCAGGGAGTTCCTGTACATGGGGACGCCACCCGTGGGCCTGGAGAACCACTCGCTCCAGAAGATCTGCCAGCGCTACAACAACAAGCCGCGCTACGTCACGCTGTACGACACGGCCAACCACGTCCCCATCTACTCAGCCTACACCTTCAAACGCTCCGACGGGGAGAAAAGGGTGGACGTGCCCTGGATGTACGAGCCACAG CTGTCTACAGTTTCTGACACCAGGGAGATGCAGGCGTTCCCGCGCGGCTACATGCACAGAAACTTTGAGGACGCCCAGGCCATCCTGGACGACTACACCAACGCCGTCCTCTATGAGCGTGGCCACCTCAACCCTGACGAGCACCAAGCCGACCCAGACGACAAGGCCTCCACCTACACTCTGACCAACGTGGTGCCCCAG GTCAGAGAGTTCAGCGCTGGCACCTGGAAAGAGCAGGAGCACGTGATCCGCAAGCGCCTCAACAACTACTGCCAAGGCACCGCCTACGTTGTCACCGGAATCACCACCTCGGGGAACATGATCCGGCGCCATAACATTGACCGGGTGGCGGTCCCGACATACCTGTGGTCGGCCTACTGCTGTACCGACTACGACCGCAACGCGCCGTACGATGAGCGCTACAAGTTTCCGGCGTTCGCCCACTACGCCCTCAATGAGAAGGAGAACAACCAG GTCCTGGAGTTGTCCATCAAGAAACTGGAGGAGTTCCTCCAGAGGTCCACCTTCGTGGACAAGAACTTCCAGATCTTTGTGGACGACTGTGTCCCGCCTGCCTTTGCTCTGCATTAG
- the LOC129864857 gene encoding endonuclease domain-containing 1 protein-like, whose translation MVTVKHFSIYSSLSLAVLLILGCMRESQAGVVEDFNHVERCKDSLYMGTPPRGYFLSNSLKKLCQRYEDKPRFVTLYDPHKHIPVYSAYTFKKSDGEKRVDFPWMFEPQLASEKGSSNMEPFPQSSSHMHMNFEDSQAVLEDYADVVQYERGHLNPDEHQADPLDKASTYTLTNVVPQIREFNIGPWAEHEDLIRKRLNNYCRGKAYVITGVTTSGNMIRRDNLDRVAIPEYMWSAYCCTDYDQNAPYFLRYKFPAFGAYGLNDRVNNHLVEVPVKNLEKFLRGRMDVDKNFQIFYNDCVPDS comes from the exons ATGGTCACCGTGAAACACTTTTCCATCTACTCTTCTCTGTCCCTGGCGGTCCTGCTGATACTGGGCTGTATGCGAGAGTCCCAGGCCGGGGTGGTGGAGGACTTTAACCACGTGGAGCGCTGTAAGGACTCCCTGTACATGGGAACCCCACCTCGGGGCTACTTCCTCAGTAACTCCCTGAAGAAGCTCTGCCAGCGCTACGAGGACAAGCCGCGCTTCGTCaccctctacgacccccacaaacACATCCCCGTCTACTCGGCTTATACCTTCAAGAAGTCCGATGGCGAGAAGAGGGTAGACTTCCCCTGGATGTTCGAGCCACAG TTGGCGTCAGAGAAGGGCAGTAGCAACATGGAGCCGttcccccagtcctcctcccacaTGCACATGAACTTTGAGGACAGCCAGGCGGTGCTGGAGGACTATGCTGACGTGGTCCAGTACGAGAGAGGGCATCTCAACCCAGACGAGCACCAGGCTGATCCCCTTGACAAGGCCTCCACCTACACACTGACCAACGTGGTGCCCCAG ATCCGTGAGTTCAATATCGGGCCCTGGGCCGAGCACGAGGACCTCATCCGCAAGCGCCTCAACAACTACTGCCGCGGCAAAGCCTACGTGATCACCGGGGTCACAACCTCTGGGAACATGATCCGCCGCGACAACCTGGACCGCGTGGCCATTCCCGAGTACATGTGGTCGGCCTACTGCTGCACCGACTACGACCAGAACGCGCCCTACTTCCTGCGGTACAAGTTCCCGGCGTTCGGGGCCTACGGGCTGAATGACCGCGTCAACAACCACCTGGTGGAGGTTCCGGTGAAGAACCTGGAGAAGTTCCTCAGGGGAAGGATGGACGTGGACAAGAACTTCCAGATCTTCTACAACGACTGTGTGCCTGACTCATAG
- the ufsp1 gene encoding inactive Ufm1-specific protease 1 isoform X3 codes for MANLGENVSEGIDWGEKAVEGKKHKGTECNADWTETLLKNAHIGLPSPAPDVVKCSLISGECLYFHYGCDGQDDRGWGCGYRTLQTMASWLCQSWAPPPPKGKCRPPPSLPEIQHALVAMGDKLAMFAGSREWIGTFEAALVLDYYYDVPCKVVHVRGGGVELERAAEELHQHFQSQGSPVMMGGDRDNSSKGILGVCTRPGGQGSYLLVMDPHYYGPRLEMTSVQGLGWVSWKKVGSLDHSSFYNLCLPQTSRK; via the coding sequence ATGGCTAATCTAGGGGAAAACGTTTCTGAGGGGATTGACTGGGGTGAAAAGGCAGTGGAGGGAAAAAAACACAAAGGCACAGAGTGTAATGCAGATTGGACAGAGACTCTGCTGAAGAATGCACACATTGGACTTCCTAGCCCAGCACCAGATgttgtcaaatgctccctaataTCTGGGGAGTGTCTCTACTTCCACTATGGGTGTGATGGACAGGACGACAGGGGCTGGGGCTGTGGCTACCGCACCTTACAGACCATGGCCTCTTGGCTGTGCCAGAGCTGGGCCCCACCACCACCTAAGGGCAAATGCAGACCCCCACCCAGCCTCCCCGAAATCCAGCACGCCCTGGTCGCAATGGGGGACAAGCTTGCCATGTTCGCTGGTTCTCGCGAGTGGATAGGGACGTTTGAGGCGGCCCTGGTCCTCGACTACTACTACGACGTCCCCTGTAAGGTTGTCCACGTGCGGGGTGGAGGGGTAGAACTAGAGAGGGCTGCTGAGGAGCTCCACCAGCACTTCCAGAGCCAGGGGTCCCCTGTCATGATGGGAGGCGACCGGGACAACTCCTCCAAGGGGATCCTGGGTGTGTGCACTCGGCCTGGGGGCCAGGGGAGCTACCTGCTGGTGATGGACCCTCACTACTATGGGCCCAGACTGGAGATGACGTCGGTGCAGGGGCTGGGGTGGGTGTCATGGAAAAAAGTAGGGTCACTGGATCATAGCTCTTTCTATAACTTGTGTCTGCCTCAGACTTCCCGGAAATGA